Proteins encoded by one window of Bacillus rossius redtenbacheri isolate Brsri chromosome 3, Brsri_v3, whole genome shotgun sequence:
- the LOC134531255 gene encoding uncharacterized protein LOC134531255, producing MNKFHVVQFEDGLQVVPGIWLQEGELCYWPDTESQTKLMKAICNAEPPSPEWLSLNILRIFGESDTYENAVHKLKLCERFSDVESGPDSLNKRKKRQMRAKRVPETEDSETELEEETSQSLLPPLPKCPNSFRPQCASTQKEWMSTKFRSNEPTMKQTSGVNNSVGSASPMEVTVQRKEAGVSTEFEKLVLKKLNIITYKLESLEEKLRNLESAKLTTVCEQPSERIPSNMFPLASLTAVEELELLLQNPSYFDSVVFYLKTIGGVNITDVTFSVMKKILSNEVAMEYSYFGFKGKKTFKNLKLSEVVISVVRCHVRDATEKAVGDKSRCMAEACKDKIVKEHSYHYHHGCSVRGLGV from the exons ATGAATAAATTTCACGTAGTGCAATTTGAAGATGGGCTGCAAGTAGTGCCTGGAATTTGGCTGCAAGAAGGAGAATTATGCTATTGGCCAGATACTGAATCTCAGACAAAACTGATGAAGGCCATTTGCAATGCAGAACCACCATCACCTGAATGGTTATCTCTAAACATTCTGAGAATATTTGGAGAATCAG ATACCTACGAGAATGCAGTTCACAAATTAAAATTGTGTGAACGGTTTTCTGATGTTGAAAGTGGACCAGACAGCTtgaataaaaggaaaaaaaggcAAATGAGAGCAAAAAGAGTTCCAGAGACAGAAGACTCTGAAACAGAATTGGAGGAAGAAACTAGTCAGTCACTGCTGCCACCGTTGCCCAAATGCCCGAACTCATTCAGACCACAATGTGCATCAACACAAAAAGAGTGGATGAGCACTAAGTTTAGAAGTAATGAGCCTACTATGAAACAAACTTCTGGGGTAAATAATTCTGTTGGTAGCGCTTCGCCCATGGAGGTCACTGTACAGCGTAAAGAAGCTGGAGTGTCAACAG AATTTGAGAAGTTGGTACTCAAAAAGCTGAACATAATAACATATAAACTTGAGTCATTGGAAGAAAAACTTAGAAATCTGGAAAGCGCTAAACTGACTACAGTTTGTGAACAACCATCAGAGCGGATTCCAAGCAATATGTTTCCGCTAGCATCATTGACAGCTGTAGAAGAACTTGAGTTGCTGCTGCAAAACCCTTCTTATTTTGATTCAGTG GTATTCTACTTGAAAACTATAGGTGGAGTAAATATCACAGATGTAACATTTTCAGTAATGAAAAAGATTTTATCTAATGAAGTCGCTATGGAATACAGCTATTTCGGTTTCAAAGggaagaaaacatttaaaaacctaaaattatCTGAAGTGGTTATAA GTGTTGTACGCTGTCATGTTCGTGATGCTACTGAGAAAGCAGTAGGCGACAAGAGTCGCTGCATGGCTGAAGCATGCAAGGACAAGATTGTCAAGGAGCATTCA TATCACTACCATCATGGCTGCTCCGTCCGTGGGCTGGGTGTATAA